In Streptomyces sclerotialus, one genomic interval encodes:
- the thiC gene encoding phosphomethylpyrimidine synthase ThiC, with amino-acid sequence MTLQDARTPENGAADDAAGTQQIGWHKGYISGSRPDLRVPVRRVHLTNGEHVTLYDTSGPYTDPNIETDVRRGLAPLRENWIIARGDTEEYAGRPMRPEDDGLKHTSPRGGLKNLDAVFPGRPRQPRRGRDGAVTQLAYAQRGEITAEMEYVALRENCTPEFVRDEIAAGRAVLPANVNHPEIEPMIIGKNFLVKVNANIGNSAVTSSIEEEVEKMTWATRWGADTVMDLSTGRNIHTTREWVLRNSPVPIGTVPLYQALEKVDGKAEELTWEIYKDTVIEQAEQGVDYMTVHAGVLLRYVPLTARRKTGIVSRGGSIMAAWCLAHHKESFLYENFEELCDILASYDVTFSLGDGLRPGSIADANDEAQFAELKTLGELNTIAKAHGVQTMIEGPGHVPMHKIKENIDLQQEICEEAPFYTLGPLTTDIAPAYDHITSGIGAAMIAWWGTAMLCYVTPKEHLGLPDRDDVKTGVITYKIAAHAADLAKGHPGAQEWDDALSDARFEFRWEDQFNLALDPDTARSFHDETLPAEPAKTAHFCSMCGPKFCSMKISQDIRREHGGDLGGLSEADAEAGMAEKSKEFAAAGNRVYLPIAE; translated from the coding sequence ATGACTCTGCAGGATGCACGCACGCCCGAAAACGGTGCCGCCGACGACGCCGCGGGAACGCAGCAGATCGGCTGGCACAAGGGCTACATTTCCGGATCGCGCCCCGACCTGCGGGTTCCGGTCCGGAGGGTGCACCTCACCAACGGCGAGCACGTGACGCTCTACGACACGTCAGGGCCGTACACCGACCCCAACATCGAAACCGACGTCCGCCGTGGCCTCGCGCCGCTGCGGGAGAACTGGATCATCGCTCGCGGTGACACCGAGGAGTACGCGGGCCGGCCGATGCGTCCGGAGGACGACGGCCTCAAGCACACCTCGCCACGCGGCGGCCTGAAGAACCTCGACGCGGTCTTCCCGGGCCGGCCCCGGCAGCCGCGCCGCGGCCGGGACGGCGCCGTCACGCAGCTCGCGTACGCGCAGCGCGGCGAGATCACCGCGGAGATGGAGTACGTCGCGCTCCGCGAGAACTGCACCCCCGAGTTCGTACGGGACGAAATCGCGGCGGGCCGTGCGGTGTTGCCGGCCAACGTCAACCACCCGGAGATCGAGCCGATGATCATCGGCAAGAACTTCCTGGTGAAGGTCAACGCCAACATCGGCAACTCCGCGGTGACCTCCTCCATCGAGGAGGAGGTGGAGAAGATGACCTGGGCGACCCGCTGGGGCGCCGACACGGTCATGGACCTCTCCACCGGCCGCAACATCCACACCACCCGCGAGTGGGTGCTGCGCAACTCCCCCGTTCCCATCGGCACCGTCCCCCTCTACCAGGCCCTGGAGAAGGTCGACGGCAAGGCCGAGGAGCTCACCTGGGAGATCTACAAGGACACCGTCATCGAGCAGGCCGAGCAGGGCGTCGACTACATGACGGTCCACGCCGGCGTGCTCCTGCGGTACGTCCCGCTCACCGCCCGCCGGAAGACCGGCATCGTCTCCCGCGGCGGCTCGATCATGGCGGCCTGGTGCCTCGCGCACCACAAGGAGTCGTTCCTCTACGAGAACTTCGAGGAGCTCTGCGACATCCTCGCGTCCTACGACGTGACGTTCTCGCTCGGCGACGGCCTGCGCCCCGGCTCCATCGCGGACGCCAACGACGAGGCACAGTTCGCGGAGCTGAAGACGCTCGGCGAGCTGAACACGATCGCCAAGGCGCACGGCGTACAGACCATGATCGAGGGCCCGGGCCACGTCCCGATGCACAAGATCAAGGAGAACATCGACCTCCAGCAGGAGATCTGCGAGGAGGCGCCGTTCTACACGCTCGGCCCGCTGACCACCGACATCGCGCCCGCCTACGACCACATCACCTCCGGTATCGGCGCCGCGATGATCGCCTGGTGGGGCACGGCGATGCTCTGTTACGTCACGCCGAAGGAGCACCTGGGCCTGCCCGACCGCGACGACGTGAAGACCGGCGTCATCACGTACAAGATCGCGGCACACGCGGCCGACCTGGCCAAGGGCCACCCGGGCGCGCAGGAGTGGGACGACGCCCTCTCCGACGCGCGCTTCGAGTTCCGCTGGGAGGACCAGTTCAACCTGGCCCTCGACCCGGACACGGCCCGCTCCTTCCACGACGAGACGCTCCCCGCCGAGCCGGCCAAGACCGCACACTTCTGCTCCATGTGCGGTCCGAAGTTCTGCTCGATGAAGATCTCCCAGGACATCCGCCGTGAACACGGCGGTGACCTGGGCGGACTGAGCGAGGCGGACGCCGAGGCCGGTATGGCGGAGAAGTCGAAGGAGTTCGCCGCAGCGGGCAACCGGGTGTACTTGCCGATCGCGGAGTGA
- the hisC gene encoding histidinol-phosphate transaminase, producing MSEKTPKLRAALDGVPTYKPGKPAAADGPVAYKLSSNENPYPPLPGVLESAVAAAGAFNRYPDMACTGLMAELSERFGVPAEHLATGTGSVGVAQQLVQSTAGPGDEVIYAWRSFEAYPIITQVSGATSVQVPLDENEVHDLDEMLAAVTERTRLIFVCNPNNPTGTVVRRAELERFLDAVPSDVLVVLDEAYREFIRDTEVPDGIELYRDRPNVCVLRTFSKAYGLAGLRVGFAIAHEPVAAALRKTAVPFGVSQLAQDAAVASLRSEDALLERVDALVAERSRVAETLTAQGWTVPESQANFVWLRLGERTVDFARACEQAGAVVRPFPGEGVRVSIGETEANDIFLKAAEAFRKEI from the coding sequence GTGAGCGAGAAGACCCCGAAGCTGCGTGCGGCGCTGGACGGCGTTCCCACCTACAAGCCCGGGAAGCCGGCCGCTGCGGACGGCCCGGTGGCGTACAAGCTGTCCTCCAACGAGAACCCCTACCCGCCGCTGCCGGGTGTCCTGGAGAGCGCGGTGGCCGCGGCCGGCGCCTTCAACCGGTACCCGGACATGGCCTGCACCGGCCTGATGGCGGAGCTGTCGGAGCGGTTCGGCGTGCCGGCCGAGCACCTGGCGACCGGCACCGGCTCGGTGGGCGTGGCCCAGCAGCTGGTCCAGTCGACGGCCGGGCCTGGCGACGAGGTGATCTACGCCTGGCGCTCCTTCGAGGCGTACCCGATCATCACCCAGGTCTCCGGCGCCACCTCCGTGCAGGTCCCGCTGGACGAGAACGAGGTGCACGACCTGGACGAGATGCTCGCCGCGGTCACCGAGCGGACCCGGCTGATCTTCGTGTGCAACCCGAACAACCCCACCGGCACCGTCGTGCGCCGCGCGGAGCTGGAGCGTTTCCTCGACGCGGTCCCCTCGGACGTGCTGGTCGTGCTGGACGAGGCGTACCGCGAGTTCATCCGCGACACCGAGGTGCCGGACGGCATCGAGCTGTACCGGGACCGTCCGAACGTGTGCGTGCTGCGGACGTTCTCCAAGGCGTACGGGCTCGCCGGGCTGCGGGTCGGATTCGCGATCGCGCACGAGCCGGTCGCGGCGGCGCTGCGCAAGACGGCGGTGCCGTTCGGCGTGAGCCAGCTCGCGCAGGACGCGGCGGTGGCCTCGCTGCGGAGCGAGGACGCGCTGCTGGAGCGGGTGGACGCGCTGGTCGCCGAGCGGAGCCGGGTCGCCGAGACGCTGACCGCGCAGGGCTGGACCGTGCCCGAGTCGCAGGCGAACTTCGTGTGGCTGCGGCTGGGGGAGCGCACGGTGGACTTCGCGCGCGCCTGTGAGCAGGCGGGCGCCGTGGTGCGGCCGTTCCCCGGTGAGGGCGTGCGGGTGTCGATCGGCGAGACCGAGGCCAACGACATCTTTCTGAAGGCGGCGGAGGCCTTCCGCAAGGAGATCTGA
- a CDS encoding DUF5326 family protein, whose protein sequence is MAVKEIFAGLPWWVKWVAVPVILVVVFGGLIGSVVGFVIGLLFKVLLAVALIAGVVYLVRRFTGSSSSSRGDW, encoded by the coding sequence ATGGCCGTGAAGGAAATATTCGCGGGACTTCCGTGGTGGGTGAAGTGGGTCGCGGTGCCCGTCATCCTGGTGGTCGTCTTCGGCGGGCTGATCGGCAGCGTGGTGGGATTCGTCATCGGGCTGCTCTTCAAGGTCCTGCTGGCCGTGGCGCTGATCGCCGGAGTCGTCTACCTGGTACGCAGGTTCACCGGTTCGTCGTCCTCGTCGCGCGGCGACTGGTGA
- a CDS encoding cytochrome ubiquinol oxidase subunit I: MELALAPETLARWQFGITTVYHFLFVPLTISLAALVAGLETAWVRTGKERYLKATKFWGKLFLINIAMGVVTGIVQEFQFGMNWSDYSRFVGDVFGAPLAFEALIAFFFESTFIGLWIFGWDKLPKKIHCFCMWMVSIGTILSAYFILAANSWMQHPVGYKLDKASGRAELTDFWQVLTQDTTLVVVFHTLTAAFLAGGAFIVGIAAYHLLRKKHVKVMRTSLRLGLVTLVVSGLLTAVSGDLLGKVMFQQQPMKMASAEALWDGQSPAPFSVFAYGDVSKGHNTVEVEIPGLLSFLAHDDFSSFVPGINDVNKSEQEKYGPGDYRPNIPVAYWGFRWMIGFGMASFALGVAGLWLTRKKFWLSQRLRTEDDEVPHLALTKDKALGDGLSKWAWRLAVVTIGFPLIASSWGWIFTEMGRQPWVVYGVMRTSDAVSPGVSQGEVITSMAVFTTLYAILAVVEVKLLVKYVKAGPQELSESDLNPPTKIGGNDSDADRPMAFSY; the protein is encoded by the coding sequence GTGGAACTGGCGTTGGCGCCAGAGACCCTGGCGCGATGGCAATTCGGCATCACGACCGTCTATCACTTCCTCTTCGTGCCCTTGACGATCTCTCTCGCCGCCCTGGTGGCAGGACTGGAGACGGCGTGGGTCCGTACGGGCAAGGAGCGCTACCTCAAGGCGACCAAGTTCTGGGGCAAGCTCTTCCTGATCAACATCGCGATGGGTGTCGTCACCGGCATCGTCCAGGAGTTCCAGTTCGGCATGAACTGGTCCGACTACTCGCGCTTCGTCGGTGATGTCTTCGGCGCCCCGCTCGCGTTCGAAGCCCTCATCGCGTTCTTCTTCGAGTCCACCTTCATCGGCCTCTGGATCTTCGGCTGGGACAAGCTGCCCAAGAAGATCCACTGCTTCTGCATGTGGATGGTCTCGATCGGCACGATCCTGTCGGCGTACTTCATCCTCGCGGCCAACTCCTGGATGCAGCACCCGGTCGGCTACAAGCTCGACAAGGCCTCCGGGCGCGCCGAGCTGACCGACTTCTGGCAGGTGCTGACGCAGGACACCACCCTGGTCGTCGTCTTCCACACGCTCACGGCGGCCTTCCTCGCGGGCGGCGCCTTCATCGTCGGTATCGCCGCGTACCACCTGCTGCGCAAGAAGCACGTCAAGGTCATGCGGACCTCGCTCCGCCTCGGCCTGGTGACGCTGGTCGTCTCCGGTCTGCTCACCGCCGTCAGCGGCGACCTGCTGGGCAAGGTCATGTTCCAGCAGCAGCCGATGAAGATGGCCTCGGCCGAGGCACTGTGGGACGGGCAGTCACCCGCGCCCTTCTCGGTCTTCGCCTACGGGGACGTGTCCAAGGGCCACAACACCGTCGAGGTGGAGATACCCGGCCTGCTCTCGTTCCTCGCCCACGACGACTTCTCCTCGTTCGTGCCCGGCATCAACGACGTGAACAAGTCCGAGCAGGAGAAGTACGGGCCTGGGGACTACCGGCCCAACATCCCGGTCGCCTACTGGGGCTTCCGCTGGATGATCGGCTTCGGTATGGCCTCCTTCGCCCTCGGCGTGGCCGGCCTCTGGCTCACCCGCAAGAAGTTCTGGCTCTCGCAACGGCTGCGGACGGAGGACGACGAGGTACCGCATCTCGCACTGACCAAGGACAAGGCGCTCGGGGACGGGCTCTCCAAGTGGGCCTGGCGACTCGCGGTGGTCACCATCGGCTTCCCGCTGATCGCCAGCTCCTGGGGCTGGATCTTCACCGAGATGGGCCGTCAGCCCTGGGTGGTCTACGGCGTGATGCGCACCTCCGACGCGGTCTCCCCCGGCGTCTCCCAGGGCGAGGTGATCACCTCGATGGCCGTCTTCACGACGCTCTACGCGATCCTCGCCGTGGTCGAGGTCAAGCTGCTCGTCAAGTACGTCAAGGCCGGACCGCAGGAGCTGTCGGAGTCCGACCTCAACCCGCCCACGAAGATCGGCGGTAACGACAGCGACGCCGACCGGCCGATGGCCTTCTCGTACTAG
- a CDS encoding metallophosphoesterase, translated as MPNAHAQDAYAPHDAYAPQEGNTPQEGYLPQDGYAPQGGYVPQPRQAPQDGQAPPQERLDPEVRVRTRARPYARLTYGTGAQAALPPDQLPADYTPTERDLPVVGPDGTPVTYTDTLIDQPAVDLQQVGEGEAGGPLYVVGDVHGYYDELRAALFAEGLVDAEGHWAAGNARLWFLGDFTDRGPDGIGVIDLVMQLSAEAAAAGGYCKALMGNHELLLLGAKRFGDTPVQSGAGTASFQAAWLLNGGQKTDMDRLQDHHLQWMARLDAVTQEDSHLLVHSDTTAYLDYGDSIEAVNDAVHDVLTRNDANEVWDLFRKLTKRFAFRDESGPQAVRELLATYGGERIVHGHSPIPYLLGEVGTEDGEGEGIAVEEPHVYADGLAVAMDGGVTMAGKLLVVQLPLTV; from the coding sequence GTGCCGAACGCCCATGCGCAGGACGCGTACGCCCCTCACGACGCGTACGCCCCGCAGGAGGGGAACACCCCGCAGGAGGGGTACCTGCCGCAGGACGGGTACGCGCCCCAGGGCGGGTACGTCCCGCAGCCCCGCCAGGCCCCCCAGGACGGTCAGGCCCCTCCCCAGGAGCGGCTCGACCCGGAGGTCCGCGTACGGACCAGGGCACGGCCGTACGCCCGCCTCACCTACGGCACCGGCGCGCAGGCCGCACTGCCGCCGGACCAGCTGCCGGCCGACTACACGCCCACCGAGCGCGACCTCCCCGTCGTCGGCCCGGACGGTACTCCCGTCACGTACACCGACACCCTCATCGACCAGCCCGCCGTCGACCTCCAGCAGGTCGGCGAGGGGGAAGCGGGCGGCCCGCTGTACGTCGTCGGTGACGTGCACGGCTACTACGACGAGCTGCGCGCGGCCCTGTTCGCCGAGGGGCTGGTCGACGCCGAGGGGCACTGGGCGGCCGGCAACGCCCGGCTGTGGTTCCTCGGTGACTTCACCGACCGCGGTCCGGACGGCATCGGCGTCATCGACCTGGTCATGCAGCTGTCCGCCGAGGCCGCGGCGGCCGGCGGCTACTGCAAGGCCCTGATGGGCAACCACGAGCTGCTGCTGCTCGGCGCCAAACGGTTCGGCGACACCCCCGTGCAGTCCGGCGCGGGCACCGCCTCCTTCCAGGCCGCCTGGCTGCTCAACGGCGGCCAGAAGACCGACATGGACCGCCTCCAGGACCACCACCTGCAGTGGATGGCCCGGCTGGACGCCGTCACGCAGGAGGACAGCCACCTCCTGGTGCACTCCGACACCACCGCCTACCTCGACTACGGCGACTCCATCGAGGCGGTCAACGACGCCGTGCACGACGTCCTGACCCGCAACGACGCCAACGAGGTCTGGGACCTCTTCCGCAAGCTCACCAAGCGGTTCGCCTTCCGCGACGAGTCCGGGCCGCAGGCCGTGCGCGAGCTGCTCGCCACGTACGGCGGCGAGCGCATCGTCCACGGCCACAGCCCCATCCCGTACCTCCTCGGCGAGGTCGGCACCGAGGACGGCGAGGGCGAGGGCATCGCCGTCGAGGAGCCGCATGTGTACGCCGACGGGCTCGCGGTCGCCATGGACGGCGGCGTCACGATGGCCGGAAAGCTGCTCGTCGTCCAACTCCCGCTGACTGTCTGA
- a CDS encoding LacI family DNA-binding transcriptional regulator gives MTAAGKHQVSRSTGRRLGRAGIRDVAAAAGVSITTVSDALNGKGRLPDATRRHVREVADRLGYRPSAAARTLRTGKSGLIGLTVTTYGDEPFTFTEFAYFAEMARAATSAALARGYALVILPATSRHDVWSNVALDGTVVIDPADGDPVVTELVRHGIPVVSDGRPGGSLPVTGWVDNDHEAAVLGLLDHLADAGARRIGLLTGTTTDTYTRLSTTAYLQWCERVGQDPVYESYPAHDPCAGAVAADRLLARPDRPDAVYGLFDPNGTDLLAAARRYGLRVPDDLLLVCCSESTVYATTEPPITTLSLKPRRIGTAVVQLLIDAIEGLDSGRPVEQVIPTDLIVRTSSQRRSPRTTVSPPRGPSGD, from the coding sequence ATGACAGCAGCAGGGAAGCACCAGGTGAGCCGGTCGACCGGACGCCGGTTGGGGCGGGCAGGCATCCGGGACGTGGCCGCCGCAGCCGGTGTCTCCATCACGACTGTCTCCGACGCGCTCAACGGCAAGGGCCGGCTTCCGGACGCCACCCGTCGCCACGTCCGCGAGGTGGCCGACCGGTTGGGCTACCGCCCCTCCGCCGCCGCCCGCACGCTCCGTACCGGCAAGTCAGGGCTGATCGGCCTGACCGTCACCACGTACGGGGATGAACCTTTCACCTTCACCGAGTTCGCGTACTTCGCCGAGATGGCCCGCGCCGCCACCTCAGCCGCGCTGGCCCGTGGCTACGCCCTGGTCATCCTGCCCGCGACCTCCCGTCACGACGTCTGGTCCAACGTCGCCCTGGACGGCACGGTCGTGATCGACCCCGCCGACGGCGACCCGGTCGTCACCGAGCTCGTCCGGCACGGCATCCCCGTCGTCTCCGACGGCCGCCCAGGAGGCTCCCTGCCCGTCACCGGCTGGGTCGACAACGACCACGAAGCGGCCGTCCTGGGGCTCCTGGACCACCTCGCGGACGCCGGCGCCCGCCGTATCGGCCTCCTCACCGGCACCACCACCGACACGTACACCCGCCTGTCCACCACCGCGTATCTCCAGTGGTGCGAGCGGGTCGGCCAGGACCCGGTGTACGAGTCCTACCCCGCGCACGACCCGTGTGCGGGCGCCGTCGCCGCCGACCGGCTGCTGGCCCGCCCGGACCGCCCGGACGCGGTCTACGGTCTCTTCGACCCGAACGGCACCGATCTGCTCGCCGCGGCGCGCCGCTACGGCCTCCGGGTCCCCGACGACCTCCTGCTGGTGTGCTGCAGCGAATCCACGGTCTACGCCACGACCGAGCCGCCCATCACGACCCTCTCGCTCAAGCCCCGGCGCATCGGCACCGCCGTCGTCCAGCTGCTCATCGACGCCATCGAAGGGCTCGACAGCGGACGCCCCGTCGAGCAGGTGATACCGACCGACCTGATCGTGCGCACCTCGTCCCAACGGAGGTCTCCCCGTACGACGGTCAGCCCACCGCGTGGCCCGTCCGGCGACTGA
- a CDS encoding cyclophilin-like fold protein produces MQIRISWPAGQLTATLADTPTAAALEGALPLTSTARTWGEEVYFSTPVSPAREAGAQQVVDPGTVAFWTDGDALALPYGPTPVSRGDECRLASPCNVLGSVDGDPRRLATVRDGDPIRVELA; encoded by the coding sequence ATGCAGATACGCATCTCTTGGCCCGCGGGGCAGCTGACCGCCACCCTGGCGGACACGCCGACCGCCGCCGCCCTGGAAGGCGCGCTCCCGCTCACCTCCACCGCCCGCACCTGGGGCGAGGAGGTCTACTTCTCGACGCCCGTCTCGCCCGCCCGCGAAGCCGGCGCGCAGCAGGTCGTCGACCCCGGCACGGTGGCGTTCTGGACCGACGGCGACGCGCTCGCGCTGCCGTACGGCCCGACACCGGTCTCCCGCGGCGACGAATGCCGCCTGGCCTCCCCCTGCAACGTGCTCGGCAGCGTCGACGGCGACCCGCGCCGGCTGGCCACCGTCCGCGACGGCGACCCGATCCGGGTCGAGCTCGCCTGA
- a CDS encoding IclR family transcriptional regulator, translated as MATANDTSTTPPTLIGSVQRALRLLEAVAAHPRGAPAKQLARETGYPLPTTYHLLRTLTHEGYLQRENGVFVLGESAELISRAGARRRRHAHLAEVLSEVGREVDAAVYFAVYRAGEVEVVAVSDDPDRPPVEEWADFRTTAHAHAIGQCLLAQLDEEARKDHLARHQVQSLTPHSVRSEDHLLHRLDTVRKTQLAVEREEYAVGTVCAAIPIHVGSAAATVAISLPAGEADRLPSVTEKVQRMAESTLMTLAFSISI; from the coding sequence TTGGCCACGGCGAACGACACGTCCACGACTCCCCCGACGCTGATCGGTTCCGTTCAGCGGGCGCTGCGCCTGCTCGAAGCGGTGGCGGCGCATCCGCGCGGCGCGCCGGCCAAGCAGCTTGCCAGAGAGACCGGTTACCCCCTCCCCACCACGTACCACCTGCTGCGCACGCTGACTCACGAGGGCTATCTCCAGCGGGAGAACGGGGTGTTCGTCCTGGGTGAGTCCGCCGAACTCATCAGCAGGGCCGGGGCCCGCCGCCGGCGGCACGCGCACCTCGCCGAGGTGTTGTCGGAGGTGGGCCGGGAAGTGGACGCCGCGGTCTACTTCGCGGTGTACCGGGCCGGTGAGGTGGAGGTCGTGGCGGTGAGCGACGATCCCGACCGGCCACCGGTGGAGGAGTGGGCGGACTTCCGTACGACTGCTCACGCGCACGCGATCGGCCAGTGCCTGCTGGCGCAACTCGACGAGGAGGCACGGAAAGACCACCTGGCGCGGCATCAAGTCCAGTCGCTCACTCCGCATTCGGTGCGGAGTGAAGACCATCTGCTGCACCGTTTGGATACGGTGCGTAAGACCCAACTCGCTGTCGAACGGGAGGAATATGCCGTCGGCACGGTGTGTGCGGCAATTCCCATTCACGTCGGTTCGGCAGCGGCGACGGTGGCGATTTCCCTCCCCGCAGGTGAGGCCGATCGACTGCCGTCCGTAACCGAAAAGGTACAGAGGATGGCAGAGTCGACCCTTATGACGCTGGCCTTCTCTATCAGTATCTGA
- a CDS encoding SsgA family sporulation/cell division regulator, translating to MSQTVQAEVMMSFIVSEELAFRIPVELDFDSADPYAVRFTFDLPGDTPVTWAFSRELLLDGLSRPAGEGDIHVEPVSGAHLSDVYVSLQVGSEQALFRVGAAPLVAFLDRTDRLVPLGQEQICGTLDAELDRIFANAQRAG from the coding sequence ATGAGCCAGACAGTTCAGGCAGAAGTGATGATGAGCTTCATCGTCTCCGAGGAGCTCGCCTTCCGGATCCCGGTGGAGCTGGATTTCGACAGCGCCGATCCCTACGCCGTGCGGTTCACGTTCGATCTCCCCGGTGACACCCCGGTCACCTGGGCGTTCAGCCGGGAGCTCCTGCTGGACGGCCTGAGCCGGCCGGCCGGCGAGGGGGACATCCATGTGGAGCCGGTCTCGGGCGCTCATCTCAGTGACGTCTACGTCAGTCTCCAGGTGGGCTCCGAGCAGGCGCTCTTCCGCGTCGGGGCGGCACCGCTGGTCGCCTTCCTGGACCGTACGGACCGGCTGGTCCCGCTCGGTCAGGAGCAGATCTGCGGCACGCTCGACGCGGAGCTGGACCGGATCTTCGCGAACGCGCAACGGGCGGGCTGA
- a CDS encoding YibE/F family protein gives MSAHPHGHGHSHGHGHGPAAPVSQHLRKVIAAVLIPFALAVGVGLIALWPGGAPAHKPSGVGFDQETQTARVVRLTKVNCADVNAQQQQQMQQQQQPTGPGGGAQQAQSCEQATIEVTSGKDTGHRFKTVVTPDASRRYAEGQDVVVAYAPKAPRDLQYSVTDVDRSFPMWVLAAVFALAVVVVGRLRGVLALVALAASFAVLTVFILPAILQGSNPLLVAVVGGSAIMLIALYLCHGLTARTSVAVLGTLASLLLIGLLGSVFIGWGQLTGNTDDQTGLVHSLYPGIEIRGLLLAGIIIGSLGVLDDVTVTQTAAVWELRDADPTASRRRIYGAAMRIGRDHIASVVNTLVLAYAGAALPLLLLFSIARSSVGTVATSEVVAEEIVRTLVGSIGLVASVPLTTLLAVLVVSADRARTGGRVTEPGRAAGPGPGQPGSRRGGRGRRRKR, from the coding sequence TTGTCCGCACACCCGCACGGACACGGCCACAGTCATGGGCACGGCCACGGTCCCGCGGCCCCGGTGTCCCAGCATCTGCGCAAGGTCATCGCCGCTGTGCTGATCCCGTTCGCCCTGGCAGTGGGCGTGGGACTGATCGCCTTGTGGCCAGGCGGCGCGCCCGCGCACAAGCCGTCGGGGGTGGGTTTCGACCAGGAGACCCAGACCGCGCGTGTCGTCCGGCTGACGAAGGTGAACTGCGCGGACGTCAACGCGCAGCAGCAGCAACAGATGCAGCAGCAACAGCAGCCGACCGGTCCGGGCGGCGGCGCGCAGCAGGCGCAGAGCTGCGAGCAGGCGACCATCGAGGTCACCAGCGGCAAGGACACGGGACACCGCTTCAAGACCGTGGTGACACCGGACGCCTCGCGCCGCTACGCCGAGGGCCAGGACGTCGTGGTGGCGTACGCCCCCAAGGCGCCCCGGGACCTCCAGTACTCGGTCACGGACGTGGACCGCTCGTTCCCGATGTGGGTACTGGCCGCGGTGTTCGCGCTGGCGGTGGTGGTCGTCGGCCGGCTGCGCGGTGTGCTGGCGCTGGTCGCGCTGGCCGCGAGCTTCGCGGTGCTCACGGTGTTCATCCTGCCCGCCATCCTGCAAGGGTCGAATCCGTTGCTGGTGGCGGTGGTCGGAGGCAGCGCGATCATGCTCATCGCGCTGTACCTGTGTCACGGCCTGACCGCGCGGACGTCGGTGGCGGTGCTCGGCACGCTCGCGTCACTGCTGCTGATCGGCCTGCTGGGCTCGGTCTTCATCGGCTGGGGACAGCTGACGGGCAACACGGACGACCAGACGGGGCTGGTGCACAGCCTCTACCCGGGCATCGAGATCCGCGGGCTGCTGCTGGCGGGGATCATCATCGGGTCACTGGGCGTGCTGGACGACGTGACGGTGACCCAGACGGCGGCCGTGTGGGAGTTGCGGGACGCCGATCCGACGGCGAGCCGGCGCCGGATCTACGGCGCGGCGATGCGGATCGGACGGGACCACATCGCATCGGTGGTGAACACGCTGGTGCTGGCGTACGCGGGCGCCGCTTTGCCGCTGCTGCTGCTGTTCTCCATCGCGCGCAGCAGTGTCGGTACGGTCGCCACCAGCGAGGTGGTGGCCGAGGAGATCGTCCGGACGCTGGTGGGCAGCATCGGGCTCGTCGCCTCCGTACCGCTGACCACGCTGCTGGCGGTACTGGTCGTCTCGGCGGACCGCGCCAGGACGGGCGGCCGGGTCACGGAGCCTGGCCGCGCGGCCGGTCCGGGGCCCGGGCAGCCGGGCAGCCGGCGGGGCGGCCGGGGCCGTCGCCGCAAGCGCTGA